TGTAAACTCATCTTTTTTCATCGGTTTTCATTTCTTAAGGTAGTTTTGTAGCACGCTCCCCCAAAATGAGCCAACTTCGCATACAGCTTTTTCACTGAAGTCTAGCTTGTGATGTTACGACTATGAACTCAAATAGTAGATGGACTTATTCAAGCTTAAATTGTAATAGCTGAatgttcctttttcttttcctgtttAAAGAATTCTTGGAAGACAGCAATTGTGGTAGCCCTATTAATGCTGGACGCAAAACCTAAACCAAGACAACATAAACCGAAACGTGTTAATGTTGTCCGCAATACAAATCCTTGGCAGTTAAGTTTGGCTCCGAGGAAAAAGGTGCTGCTATGATAGCTTGGGATGTTGTCTGCCAGCAAAAGACACATGGAGGATTAGGGGTGACTGATATCTTGTGCATAATCAGGCTCTTCTGCTAAAAACCTCCACAAATTTTTCAACAAGTATAACTTGCCTTGGGTAAAACTCCTCTGGGAGACATATTACACCTCCTCTCCTCCTCAAGGCAGAACGGAAGGCTCATCATGGTGGAAAGCTCATCCCCTTATACAAAATCTGCTGCAACATGCACTGCTGGAACTGGAGACACTATTCACTTCTGGACAGATAAATGGCAAAGATACTCCACTGATTCAGCAATACCCTGAACTTCATTCATTTGCAAAAACTGAAATTTCTTCTTTGGCCAAGTTCAGAGAGACCTCTGAGCTGCTAGAGAACTTCCACACTCCTCTGTCTGGCCCAGCTTATCACCAGTTCAATGATCTACTGCCAAAACTGAACTTTCCCCCAATAACTCTGAAGACAAATGGTCTTACATTTGGAAGCCCGGTCAATTTTCAGTTAAACGGATGTACAAGCACCTCATGGGGCCAACGAAAGCAAATGCATTGTTTCAAGGATTGTGGAAAGCTGCTAGCAGAATCAGGCACACGATATTCTTTCGGTTACTCCTCTATGACAGAGTCAGTACAAGAAGCTTACTCAAAAGAAAGAATTTCTTCCTGCAATCTTACAACTGTGCAATTTGCAATGAGCAGATGGAGGAAACCATACTCCCATCTTTTTTGGGACTGTCCTTTTGCCCAATCTTGCTGGGAATTCATTGCTCCAAATAGATCAAGAGGGATCTCAGTCTTTAATGAAATAACTCTGTTACTGCAAGCATTCCCCATGCAAATTGCTATGGATGTTGTCATTATGAGCTGCTGGAACATTTGGATGCAAAGAAATGGGAAGATTTTCCAAAATGAAGCACCAACAAAGGAGGCTGGGAATTTCAAGTTCAAACAGGACCTTTTAGGTCAAGCACAGAACCAAGACAAAGAACATTGCCATTCTTGAGCAATGGATTGATTCGGGCCTCTAAGTCTTTCTTGCTTAAGTGATTCATTACTTTCCCATGTTGGAGAAAACTGGAATAGGATAGTTTAGCAGGGAGCTCTTCCCTTGTAATTTGTACatatttatttaattaatacaaaattaccgtagaacaattgttgtACGGCTTCAGGGTAAAAAAAAACTAAGACCCTTCTAGAGGAATGTCACCTATAAATCTGTACTGTGAGTGACAAGCCATATAGTTTAACTGAATAATAGCATTTGTCATGTCCAGAAAAAGGAAAGCACATATGCACCTGGAATAGATCCATCGGTCGTAAGTCACAAAGTGATAATGTCAACATGCCCACAATAACTAGTGTTTCAGTGAGTGGAAAAAGCGACTCATCAATGTCAAAAACAAAACCATATAAAGAACAGGGGAGCTGAAAACTTTGCTGGACCAGAGTCAACTGTAAAAGGCTCGGAACAGGTTAAAAAAATTGTTGTGAAAATGCCTGAAATTCAGCTTTGACacataaaccggtcttctacatgaatgctactccttccgtcccataatataagacattaTTACATCCAATATACTCGCATATGGGATGTaataacgtcttatattatgggacagagggagtatcataCATTCATTCCACAAATTAAGAAATCAAAGTTTAACCTATAATATTTTACCCTTAGCCAATGTAGGTGATATAAATGAGATATATACATATACTATACATACTGCACTAGTGAGAATGTTAAGGACAATGTACATTTGCATACACCCTGAAATTTTAACAACTTATTTGTTAATCTTGGACATCAGGAGGCTCTATCCAGTCGCTCAACCTCTAGTGCTATTTCATTACGCCTTGCAAAAGGAAGTGTGAAAGGGGGATTATACTGCAAATTCAACGAAACCAGTTTGTTAATCTATACATCAAAGTACGAACCAATCCTTGTTATCTAGGACACTGAAACAAGTTTTACCTGTGCAATTTCCACCACTGAATCCTCTTTCAGTTGATACTGGGTATCTTTCTGGAGAGATTTCCGCAACCTGGATTCCCTCTGGCTTATGTCATCATCTGTAACCAAACCTGTTTCAACATACAGAATTTTTTAAAAATCACTGTTAGTGTGGTGCATAAAGATTGCAATATAGATAGGGCTCATAACTAGGCATACACATACAAAAATACAAAAGGAATGAAGATAGGTCATTGCTACAACTTGCCTTGAAAACATGATGATTTCCTAAACATTTGAGAGTTTGAATATCTTACATCAATTAGTAGAATGAGATAAAAAAAATTAGGTTCATAATACCGCTGGAAACTTTTGATATTTCTCTATCAAGAACATAAGTTGAAAGATGGAGTATTGATATAGAATTTGTGTGTACCTTTATTCAATGCTCTGCTAAGATGGAAGGGTAAAGTAGGTGGTCCTCTTTTCGAACAGACAACTTCACACGGTTTGGAGGTTTCATTTGTGATATTATGGAAGTAGACCCAAATTAGGTGTATTATGTTGGTGCTAGTACTTGGTACATGTTCAGAGTTCAGGATTCAGGAAGCAGCTACAATTCAGATCTTTCTTAGTTATTTTCGATGGCTTACATAGTACAGCTAGTGCTAATGCAGGCACTCAGGGAATATCCCCTCTGCTTTTTCTACTCATTTTTTCAGCAAAGAAAATGAGGACAGGACGTGAACTTTAATGGACTAACGTCACACATGAAAGGTTGTGCCAATAACCACCAATTTGCTTCAACATTTAAATAGATAGTTGCTCGATAAAAGTCAAAGCAATTGAATGCATCTTTTCATATTTGAAACAAAAATGCAAGTTGGAATGAAGTAAAGAGGTTAACAGATGGACCTGGAAAGGCCGCAACCGCTACAATTTTGCTGGGCACCTCCTTGATAGTCACAGATGGGTCTTTTGCCTGAGGCAAGTCTGGGCCATATTTTGATGGCATCACAAAAGACATCTTCCACTTATTTTCATCAGCTGACTGCAGGTGACAACATATGTTAAAATTCAATTCGGCAGTTTATAATAATATTTTTGTTGAACAATCAGTTTCTAATAACGTGCTAACTCGTAAGCACATCGAATGCTCATCGAGCAAATAGAGACAAGTCAGAACTCAGAAGAATGGGCTCATGAGAAAGTCATATAGAGCATGCCTTCTTTGTTATAACTGGGGTGGTCATGTCCATCGTTTCACCGCGAACTTCCTCCTTCCGAGTAAAAACAGGGGTTGTCATTTCCATTTGTTCGGACCTTGTGTTCTGAAAGGAAGCATACCATCATAAATTTCCCTTCAGTTGAAGCATTTAATCAAGTGAATTCCTTTCACAGCACAACACAGCAAAGGAAGGAAACATATGAATTACCTTACCGAATAAGTAAGACGCCAGCACGTTGAACGACTGAGACGATCCGTTGAAATCAAACCCGGTTCTTCCAGGCATCGTCGTCTCAGCGACATAGTACGACTGACGAGAATTGACAACAGAAGAGGGCGTCACTCATTAAGTATGAAGACTGACCACGCTTCCTCGACGCATGTTCCTAGCTACTGTACTATAGAAGAGCACTTTGGTGGATAACAACAAAGCATCACCTCCACTTGTCTGATCTCGTACTCCTCCTCACGCTTCAGGACGCGGAACGGGACGGTCTCGAGGTCAGGAACTGCGAAAGCACGGGGGAATTTCAGTAAGCAAGTCCCAGAACCCTAGAGTTTTTTGGGCAAAATGGAGCGTTTCCTCGGGTAGGGAATTTCGGCGAGCACTGACCGGACATGAGGGCCTCCTCGAGGGTCCGTGGCTCGAAGCGGCCGGAAGGGAGAGCGTATTTGGCGGCCTCGGTGACGAGGTCGACGGCGCGGCGCTGCGAGGCGGCGAGGGCCTGCGAGACGAGCGCCAGCACCAGCGACCCGCGGGCCTCGGCGCCGCTGCTGGTGCGGGTTCCGGCGGCCACGACCGTCAGCGCGGGCCGCCGGCCGCGGGGCCGCTCGCCTCGGGCTcggacggcgcgcggcggcggccgcACGGCGGGCAAGCAGGGGAACGCCATTTGATCAGTCTCGGGCGGCGCTGCGTGGTGGTAATGAGCCGGAGCTCTGGCGCCGGAGGGGGAGCGCGGGGCCGTGGCATGCGCCTCGCCACGTGGCGAGGCGAGCCAAGGGATAAAAATGTTTTCTTAAAACAAGCCCATGAACTTTTTTTTCGATGAGAGGGGCCACATGACCCCCATTTTCATTAAGAAAATGGAGTCTTTTACAAGCAAGGTGCAGTACACTTTTTACATCCCTGGCACTAAACCACATCAGGATGCTACGCACACAAGTAACCCAACCAGCACTAGCATATTTGTCTAGATAATATTGAGCCAGATCGGCGGAACAAAAGCTACAGAAAAATAAAGATAGGTGACGATAGAACAAAACCTAGCTATAACCAGCATCAAGCATCAGAAATATCCACTCTTTTGGGTAATAGCCAGAAGTGATCCAAGCCTTTCAAATCAGCACCTTCAGCAACTGATTTCATCAGATTCTCCTCACATACGGCGCCCACCCATATCCTTTCCTGAAGACATCCCGAGTCACTTGGGCAATCCTTCTAGCGACCAGCTGTAGCGTGTTTTGTAGTCTTTTTTTCTGCAAAATTTTCCACGAATAGAGAAGGGAGCAAACAGACATAATAATATCAATAGGATCATTGGGCTTTACACCTTaaaagcatgatttattttttgtttttcaaaTAAACCATATCAAAGCAGCAACACCAAACATAACAACTACTCTATCTTTGCCAGTGTAGTTAGTCAACCAATTCTGGCATAAATCAAGGAAAGACACATGGAATCTTTAGCTATCCAAGGAGCACCCCACAATGCTCCATAAGAACCTAGACAGGGAACAAGAAAAGACAGGGAACAAGCCCATGAACTgagcgggccgggccgggccggaaGGAGGTTTGCTCGCGAAGCAGACTGCAGGCGGATCAGTAGTATCGGGCCGCGCCGGCTCGGTCGCCTCCAAGACTTTCCTCTACCTTCTGATCGTCCGAGCAGGGGTTAGGGTTCTAGGCGGCTGCGCCGGAGACATGGAGGAGAGGGCGAGgcagctgctcctcctcgccgccgtcgcggGCGTCGGCGCCGCATTCGGCGCGCTCTCCACCGCGGCCGTCTTCAGCTTCCTCTCCAGGTAACCGACCGAACCCTCCTCCTCGCGACCCCCACCCCAGACTGGCCCCGCGAGCTGCGGGGGAGCGTCCGCCGAACAGTTGCTTCATTGTTGTTCCTGTTGCTGGGTGGCAGGGCGAAGCGGAGAGAGGGCTACGTGCGCAAGCTGCTGGAATCCAATGGCGGTGCTGGTGGTCCGCACGCTGGTAAACCTCTGGTTAATGGTTTTCTGGTTGAATAATGTATAGTGAACTAGTAATTGTAGAGACTGCTGAGAATCTAAGGCGTCCATTTAGCTCTCCAGTGATGCACCAAGTATATTATTAGGGTATCTCGTAGGAACAGATTAATAATTATGTTGCTGTGTCTGTGTGGTGATTGGGTGCTGAATAGTTACTTGTTTCCGAAATTTCGGCATTTCACTTTGAACTTGTTCTATCGAGTACTTTTGTCTTAAAGAGCGTTTGTTGGGAGCAGGCAGTACTGGACCGGGAGCACGTCTGCATGATAGCTCGGATCTTCTCTCTGATGAAGTTGTTGCTGAGCAGCTTACAAGGTTCAGATTCTTACTTGATATTGCACAGCTGATGAATTCCTCACAATTGTTGCTAGAGTTATAGCTAATAATGAATAtagggtgtgtctagggcacatctagatgtgctcttgttattgcacatctaagtgagtgaatcaagcataaagagaaaaagaaaaaagagagaaaatattcacacgaatcttaatgtaagatcaatgacatatgacttagatgtgcaatacttatggcacatctagatgtgctttagcaaaactgaatgAATATATAACCCTGAAAGAGCTATTTCTCCTGCTGCCAATATATTCAACCTCGTACCTTTCTAAATTAATGTGAGCAGAGCAGAAAGTGATATGTATTCTCACAGCACATAGTCTGTAACTTACCATTCCTTGTACATTATAGATATATGCTCTATCTGTGATCCACCTTTCCTAATCTTCAGACTACTTTAGTACCCAAACATTTTGAAACACTCATTGTGTTCATGTTTTGATTGTGGTTACCAACACCTGTTTACTTCTTATATTTTAGGAATATACAATTTTTTGGAGTCGAATCTCAGAAGAAAGTTACTGAATCTTTTGTTGTAGTCATTGGTCTTGGAGGAGTTGGCAGTCATGCTGCTTCCATGCTCCTCAGATCTGGAGTTGGCAGGTTGCTCCTAGTAGATTTTGATCAGGTATATGTTTTCAGATGTCAACCTGGGGTCGTTTCTTTGTTAATACATTTATATTCAGAGCTTTTAAAATTTCCATTTGAAGCACAGAGAATCATCATGCCATATAGTAGATGCACATCAGTTTCATATAAAATCATGATACATGATAACTTATTTCTATGAAGCATACCGAGTGCTGATCAGGCTTTTGTAGTAGTATGAAATGGGCATTCTTACATTATGTTTCTGCAAATAATATCCTACATCCAAAATAGATGGACATTAACATGCAACTTATGATATGTTGAAAGGTCTCACTGTCATCACTAAATCGGCATGCTGTGGCAACCAGAGAGGATGTGGGGACCCCAAAAGCATATTGCCTCAAGAAGCATTTCTCATTGATATATCCAGAGTGCCAAATAGAAGCAAGAGTGCAGTTGTATGATTCGTCAGCTGAGGACGAAATTCTTTCTGGACAGCCAGATTTTGTTCTTGATTGCATAGATAACATTGATACTAAGGTAAACAAATATTACTTAAATAATTCTGATACCAAACCtgatgttgatttattttgttagATAGTTGGCTTTAGCCTTCCACACATTTTGCATTTTTCTTCAGTATTCAGGTGTATGTTATATTTTTCATGTTGTTATGCTCTAAATCCTACGCGTGTGTGTTCCTGTATTTAGTTTCATGAGGAAATAACTGAGAGTCCCCCACGCAACACTGCCTTCAGTTTCATGAAGGAATGATCTAGTAGGATAATCACAAATTACTTAACTAATTCTGGAAACAAATTGGTCACAAAGGTGGATGTTCCTGATCTCGCTGCATTCTAATGATTAATCAACTCAAAGTTGCCCTATTTGGTACTTTAAACCCAATTTCTTTAGCAAAATGTTACTTGGCTCAGTTTTCATCTACTTAACTAATTTGATATTATGCTTTGTGCATTATCATGAGATGTTGATACATTGATCTTTAGGTGTCTCTCCTTGCGGCTTGCGTACGCAGAGGGTTAAGGGTACTTTCTGCAATGGGAGCTGGAGCTCGAGCAGACCCGACCCGAATCCGTGTTGCGGATTTGAGAGAATCAAGCAATGATCCCCTTTCTCGGGCGGTAATATTGACAACTAGTTCTAAAGACTAAAATAACTATTCAGACCCTTTTGAAGCTGCTAAGTTATCCACTTTGGATGTGCTTTAATTGTTAATAAGGTGCTCCAATTTTCTTTTCTGTAGGTACGGTATCGGCTGAAGAAGGATCATGGAATTGAAGGGGGAATACCAGTAGTTTTTTCAATGGAAAAGCCCAAGGCAAAGCTACTTCCCTTTCAAGGTTCGAAAGAAGAGGAAACTCCATCTGATTACCAGGTCAGCTCCTTTTATGTGTGCACCAGCCACCAGGATGCTACCTCACTGACCGGTAGTGTTTATTTTCTTAGCACGCATGGCAATGATTTAATTAAATTTCTGTAAATCATCTAGTCGCCTATATATATTAAAAGTTCAGATAATACTGATAACATGGCATGCATCATGCAGATTGTGCCAGGATTCAGGGTTCGCATTATCCCAGTACTGGGAACTATCCCTGCAATATTTGGTCAAGTTATGGCCTCCTATGTGGTTACTCAACTTGCCCAGTTAGATTTTCAAACTGAACCAATTGTTAACCTGGATTTGGATCATTACCGCGTTCTTCACCATCGTCTTCTTGAGCATGAGGAGCTGATATATGGGTCAGCCGAGCAAGTTTTGGTATTACTCCTCCCTCCTTTTCAGTTTGTGAGGTCTATTTtctttcatctagtttcatattatgaTGTGCATTGACATTTATTGATGTTTTTTGCGTGTTTGCCCTTATTTACAACATTTTCTCTGCATATAAGTAGTACCCTGATAATTAGGTATAATCTCTCTTCTCTATGTCCTATGTACTTGAGTAGGGGCAGCACAGTTCTCTTCTCTTTCTGTTGGTTCCATAAGCTTATTAATCCTTGTGCTTACTCAAACTACGCCTTATGGTTTGCAATGGAGGTAGTACATTTCTTgtaaagtcctctcacgtcacttttggcccaagaaaaGTTAGAACAAAGTCCCCCAAGTCCTGGACTTAGATTTGGACTGTGCAGACGTCTAACTTTCGCATCCGGACTCCGAATTGGATGAATCTTTTTTTGTTTGAAATCTATCTCGTGTACTAACTAACCCTATCGCAAAAACAGTCCTATGCagcagtagaatccgagtcaaatctaagtcaaaaggtgttgcatgaactccacttgggcccatgggccttgtacgACCTACGGTAGGGTTTTTGATGCCTTGGGACATGCTTCCACCCCCTTGACCGCCACCCCTTAGTCCTATATAAATAGATCAACCTCGTAGTGTTTTGTTTTGTTAAAAGTAATCATCGCTGCAACTTAGTGTACTTTGTGTGTATCCAACGACCAGGCCAAGACAGTAATCAAACCCCAACTTTGTTATCTTTTTGAGATAATTGatcttcatatatactcgcaaagTCGCAATACTCAAATTGCTTTTTATTATAGTTCTTGCTTGTTTTTCGATTGCTTGCAGGGtttagaccttcatggtcaggctgaccgtaCTTCCAACATCTTCAGTAACCTCTAGGAGATTGATTTAGTGATTGCTAACGCGCAACATCGTTGTATATTTGTAATCGGATCGTCAATGCCGTTCGAGATCTTTCGATGAAAATCAAACTGTCGATTGGTCGGCCACAGCGGATACCGTTCTCCGTTCTGGTGTTCGCACGAGGTGTAGATGGATATGCAATGAGAGAGCCCGTGCGTGGCATATATAAATTGGATCGAAGGATGCTTCGTTTCGCCCCGTGGTTGGCTCAAGAAATTAACTCTGACACGGTCCTTCGCGTTTCGAAAAAGCTACTATCTCAGTTTATGAAGCTTGATGCTTTGTTTCACCGGCCGTGATAATTGACAACAGTCTGCCATGGTACTCCTACTCAGCGTGATATTTATTTGGCAAATTCTTTCGTGACCTTT
The sequence above is drawn from the Triticum aestivum cultivar Chinese Spring chromosome 7A, IWGSC CS RefSeq v2.1, whole genome shotgun sequence genome and encodes:
- the LOC123149664 gene encoding heme-binding-like protein At3g10130, chloroplastic isoform X1, with translation MAFPCLPAVRPPPRAVRARGERPRGRRPALTVVAAGTRTSSGAEARGSLVLALVSQALAASQRRAVDLVTEAAKYALPSGRFEPRTLEEALMSVPDLETVPFRVLKREEEYEIRQVESYYVAETTMPGRTGFDFNGSSQSFNVLASYLFGKNTRSEQMEMTTPVFTRKEEVRGETMDMTTPVITKKSADENKWKMSFVMPSKYGPDLPQAKDPSVTIKEVPSKIVAVAAFPGLVTDDDISQRESRLRKSLQKDTQYQLKEDSVVEIAQYNPPFTLPFARRNEIALEVERLDRAS
- the LOC123149664 gene encoding heme-binding-like protein At3g10130, chloroplastic isoform X2, with amino-acid sequence MAFPCLPAVRPPPRAVRARGERPRGRRPALTVVAAGTRTSSGAEARGSLVLALVSQALAASQRRAVDLVTEAAKYALPSGRFEPRTLEEALMSVPDLETVPFRVLKREEEYEIRQVESYYVAETTMPGRTGFDFNGSSQSFNVLASYLFGKNTRSEQMEMTTPVFTRKEEVRGETMDMTTPVITKKSADENKWKMSFVMPSKYGPDLPQAKDPSVTIKEVPSKIVAVAAFPGLVTDDDISQRESRLRKSLQKDTQYQLKEDSVVEIAQA
- the LOC123149663 gene encoding tRNA threonylcarbamoyladenosine dehydratase isoform X1 gives rise to the protein MEERARQLLLLAAVAGVGAAFGALSTAAVFSFLSRAKRREGYVRKLLESNGGAGGPHAGSTGPGARLHDSSDLLSDEVVAEQLTRNIQFFGVESQKKVTESFVVVIGLGGVGSHAASMLLRSGVGRLLLVDFDQVSLSSLNRHAVATREDVGTPKAYCLKKHFSLIYPECQIEARVQLYDSSAEDEILSGQPDFVLDCIDNIDTKVSLLAACVRRGLRVLSAMGAGARADPTRIRVADLRESSNDPLSRAVRYRLKKDHGIEGGIPVVFSMEKPKAKLLPFQGSKEEETPSDYQIVPGFRVRIIPVLGTIPAIFGQVMASYVVTQLAQLDFQTEPIVNLDLDHYRVLHHRLLEHEELIYGSAEQVLVDAEEVMYIVKELWRGRSARDQNMKDTGRKMWRSVNELMLVRWDKSKPAGVSNLILLKFSEADAHESTTLDQIKDEEPEFYAMVSRVLKRAETEFAL
- the LOC123149663 gene encoding tRNA threonylcarbamoyladenosine dehydratase isoform X2, with protein sequence MAVLVVRTLAVLDREHVCMIARIFSLMKLLLSSLQVIGLGGVGSHAASMLLRSGVGRLLLVDFDQVSLSSLNRHAVATREDVGTPKAYCLKKHFSLIYPECQIEARVQLYDSSAEDEILSGQPDFVLDCIDNIDTKVSLLAACVRRGLRVLSAMGAGARADPTRIRVADLRESSNDPLSRAVRYRLKKDHGIEGGIPVVFSMEKPKAKLLPFQGSKEEETPSDYQIVPGFRVRIIPVLGTIPAIFGQVMASYVVTQLAQLDFQTEPIVNLDLDHYRVLHHRLLEHEELIYGSAEQVLVDAEEVMYIVKELWRGRSARDQNMKDTGRKMWRSVNELMLVRWDKSKPAGVSNLILLKFSEADAHESTTLDQIKDEEPEFYAMVSRVLKRAETEFAL